In Granulicella mallensis MP5ACTX8, the sequence ACACGGAGGCAGAAGAATAGAGGGTGCTGGAGGAATAGCGGCTATTAGAAATAAAGCGGTCATTCACGCCGAACTGGAAGGTGTGCCTGCCTTTCACATAAGCTGCGTCATCGATGATGTTATTGGTGGTAACGAGGTAGATCGTATCGCCGGTAGCACCGGTGGTGGTCCCCGTTCCAGTCAGCGAACTAAAGGCGCCGAAAGTAACATAGGGATGGGATCCCGCGCCTCGAGTCGCTGTTCCCTCGCGGATAAAGCCGTATCGCAGATTGTTCGTCAAAGCGTCGCTGACCTGCCAGATGTGACCCGCAGCCAGGCCTTTGTTGTTTGAGTAGGTAACGCTATTTGGCGGTTGACCTGGAAACTGAAGTGCGCTGGCCTGGTTGTCGCTCTGGAGCGTGCCCCGGATAAAGAGGCTTTGGTGGGCGTTGATGGTGTAATCCAGTCGAGCGACATTGGTGATCTGGTGAACGGGTTGCGGCGATGCGAAGATATAGGTTCCCGTGTTATAGCCGTCACCACCGGAGTTTGAATTCGCTGCCGGGAACTGCTTGAAGTAGGCGAGGGCAGCAGCATTGGTACCGGGTGCGCTGCACAGCGTACAGCCCTGATCCATAGCTGCGATACTATCCGGCGTCAGGACCTGAACTCCGCTCGAGGCCAATGGGTAGAGGACATTTCCAGTGACCAGGCCACCGACATTTACGCCATTAATGTTGACCGTCCCTCCCGCAACAGGGTTGGGAATGGAGGGCACGATCTGTGTGACGATGGAGTCTGTGGCCTGCTTGAATCCTTCATAGGCCCCGAAAAAGAAGAGCTTGTCCTTGATGATAGGAGCGCCCAGAGAGCCACCATAGGTATGTTGCAGCACCTTTGCGGCAATGTTGGGCTGCTTCGACTGGAGTTGCGTTTGCTTGAGAAACCAGTTATTCGCCGCTGCGGCAGGATCGCGATAGAGCTCGTAAGCACTGCCATGAATCTTGTTGGTGCCGCTGCGGGTGCTGACGGAAACCTGACCGCCGGAAGACCGGCCTGCATCCGCGCCGCTGTTGGTGGTGGTGACGCGGAATTCTTCGACAGACTCACGCGTGGAACGCAGTACGCCGACAAAGGCATATCCATAGTTAGGATCGTTATTGTCGACGCCGTCGAGAGTGAGGTTCGTCTGGTCCTGTCGAGCCCCGTTCACAATGCCGGTACGGATGTCGGTATTGACGCCGCCTGTGGTAGCACCGGGATCAAGGGCGAGAACGCCCGGCTGAAGCGATAGAAGGTAGTTGACGTTATTGGCCAGATAGGGAAGGTTCTGGACCTGTGCACTATTGAAGGCTTTGCCCAGGGTGGCATCCGTGGTGTTGACCGCAGACAGGGACGTGCTCTCGACATTGACGATTTCATTCGCCCCAACTGTTAGCTTGAAGTTGGCCTTGAGCGGTGTGGCAACAAGGAGTTCCACTTGCTCTACCTGTTCGGAAAAACCGGGGACGGTGACCGTGACTGTATATTTGCCAGGCTCAACCTGTTCAAAGCCATAGTTTCCCTTGTCATCAGTCTTGATGCTCTTGGTGAGTCCAGTCGCAGGATTGGAAAGGGTAACGGAGGCTTCGCCGAGCATGGCTCCGGTGGCATCCATAACAGTGCCTGTGAGGCTGGTGGTATTACTCTGCGCCATCATGGGGCGAGACAGCAGCGGAGAGATAACTCCCAGAAGCGTACAGATAAGGCCGAAAAACGTTATCTTAACCAATCGTTTGATACGAAAGTCCATGCACTACCTCCAGGGAAGCGGGATGAAATAGAAACGGATGATTTTGCAATTCTGCAAGTGCAGATGGAATCTGCATTCGTCGGAACCGACGAAAAGCCTTTTATTGCTGTCTGGTGAAAAGAGCTTAGCGTGCGAGAAGTGAAAGTCAAAGGGACATGGATTTCTCTTATAGACCGCATAAGACCCGAAGATTGCATCTCTGCCAAAGGATCGGTACTGTGTGTGCCCCATCCTTTCGTGAAACTCCAGCAATTGAAACGAGATGACGCTATCTATAGAAGGGAACGCACGAAGATGAGAGTCAGTGTCTCAGCGGGAGTAAATGGCCCATATTTGAGCCTGTCTGGATGCAGGCACTTATGCGAGGCGCTTGCTATCTGCGTTTGCCTATATCGGTGATAGCCAATTTGCATACCCACTCACTGCTAAATGCTTTTGTGGTCTAGTTAAGAAAATCTGTGACCACGCAGAATCTCCTTTCCTATCCATGATTTCCATGCAGGGGGCTTGAAAGAAATGTCCTTACACGATCAGGTTTTGTCCGTAACGGGGCGTACCCTTCTCTTCGCTGGGATTGCGTTGGCGCCGCTCGCATTCAGTCAGACGCCAGCCTCACCGCCAGTTCCTCCAGCGGGACAGGCTCCCGTCAGGGTTCGGCCGCCTCGTATCGTCAGGCCCGGTGTGGCTACGGAAGGTGTCTCGCGCTCTATGGCAGATATCCAGACCGAAGCCGTCCTTCCGGTAGAGGGGTCGCCTGATTGGGCGGTCGTCACGAAAGATTCTGTCTGGATTACGAGTGCTCGAGCGAACCATGTTGTCCAGCTTCTTTCAGCTACCAATAAGGTGGGGCTGATCGTCGATGTGCAGCGTCCTTGCTCTGGACTGGCGGACGGATTCGGATCGATCTGGATTCCGAGCTGCGGTGGACACTCTGTCATTCGTGTCGATCCCACAACGGGAAAGACGGTGGCGGAGATCGCAGGAGACCCGGCGAACTCCGAGGGTGGAATTACTGTTGGCGCGGGTTCGGTCTGGATGGTTACGAAGCCATCGGCCTTGGTACGGATCGATCCAAAGACGAATGCGGTAGCCGCAACCATTGAGCTCCCCTCTGGCTCGGAAAATCCTTTATTCAGTGATGGCTTTATCTGGATCTCCTCTTTTGAGCATGACCAGTTGCTGAAGGTCGATCCTGCTTCGGAAAAGATTGTCGCCACGATTCCCGTAGGCCCCAAGCCTCGCTTTCTTACAGCGGGCGCCGGTTCGGTATGGACGCTCAATCAAGGTGATGGAACAATCACCCGGGTCGAGATGAAGACTGGCAAGG encodes:
- a CDS encoding Vgb family protein; translated protein: MSLHDQVLSVTGRTLLFAGIALAPLAFSQTPASPPVPPAGQAPVRVRPPRIVRPGVATEGVSRSMADIQTEAVLPVEGSPDWAVVTKDSVWITSARANHVVQLLSATNKVGLIVDVQRPCSGLADGFGSIWIPSCGGHSVIRVDPTTGKTVAEIAGDPANSEGGITVGAGSVWMVTKPSALVRIDPKTNAVAATIELPSGSENPLFSDGFIWISSFEHDQLLKVDPASEKIVATIPVGPKPRFLTAGAGSVWTLNQGDGTITRVEMKTGKVVATISCGIPGSGGEITFGAGSVWATMFDFPLTQVDPKTNKVAKQWGGPGGDGIRFGFGSVWLSNGRQGTVWRISPDQK